The Pyxidicoccus sp. MSG2 DNA segment CGGCTCCACCTCCGCGCGCCAGAGCCGCCGCACCTCCCATGCGAAGAGGCCCACCGCCACCAGCGCGCCCAGGCCCAGGCCCCAGGGCAGCAGCCCCACCCGCGTGGCCCGGGCCCTCGCGAAGCCCGCCTCGCGCGGCCGGTCCGGCACGGCCGGGTCCACCAGCAGCTTCACCTTCGCGCCCCGCCCCAGCCCTTCCGCGTACTCCGCGTAGGTGCGCACGCCAGAGACGGAGTGCTCCCGGTCCTGGTACGTGTAGAGCACCTCCAGCGCGCCTTCCGCTCCGTCACGCGCGTCGGGCGGCGGCAGGCGGGAGGCCACCACCAGCCCGTCGATTTCCTCCGCGCGCGCGGCGAAGCCCTGCTCCTCGACGAAGAAGCGCCCGGCCCAGGCGCCCCCGGTGCCGAGCAACGCGATGAAGGCGAGGCCCAGCACCACGCCTCGCACGAGGCGCACCACCGCGCCGGGCACCTGCGTCAGTCGCACCTTCCGGGGAGCATGGGGAATGGCCAGCTGCATGCGGCGGCCAGCCTACCCCACCTGCGTGCCGTCCCGTGGGGGCCTGTCCCGCGAGGGCCCGAGGCGGACCGGCTCGCCTGCCATCGCCGCCCGGAAGTTGCTGCACAAGGTGCCCCGCCCTTCCTCAGGGGCGACGAAGCGTGAGGCGTGTCACGTCGGCTCGGGCGGCAGCCGCACCCACACCCCGCGGAAGCGCTTGCGCGCCGGGTCCTTCAATCGCTTGCACTCCACTCCGTCGAGCTGAACCGTCCCGTCGTCGCTCAGGAGCAGGACTTCGTCCGCCTGCTCCGGCGTGAAGAAGGCCTCGGGGTTCAGCCCGGTCAGGTCCACCTCCGAGGCGAGCACGGGCGCATCGTCCCCGCCGCGCCAGGTGAACAGGCGGGACGTCGCCTCGCTCGCGGTGCCGCCGCTGATGATGAGGTAGCGCCCGTGCCACCACGACAGCGAGCGGATGCCCAGGCCGCCCAGGTCCAGCAGCCTCGGCTCGCCCAGGCGGGCCCGCGCGCCCTCGCGCACCACCTCCGTCGGGTTCAGCAACGGGACGATCAGCGCCCGGCCCCGCGGGACGGGGCTGCGGAAGCCGATGAGGAGCGACGTGCCATCCGCCATCGCCGTCAGTCCCTCGATGTTCAACCCGCCCGGCGATTTCGGCGCCAGCCCCTCGGCGTGCTCGAGCGCGAAGGGGGCCATGCGCGGGTCCGCGAGCAGGTCATCCAGGAGGTGCGAGTACGGCTGCCCCACCACCTTCGGGCCCCCGTCCGTCTCCTCCGTGGCGAAGAAGCGCAGGCGGCTCGGTTGCTTCTTGCCGGAGCTGTTCCGGCCATGTGACGTAATCCAGAAGGACAGCGAGCCCAGCCCCGTCGCCGCCTCGATGTCCGCCTCTGGAGGCTTCTTCTTCGCGGGCAGCTCCAGGTCCGGAGACAGGTCCACGCTCCGCACCGGGGCGCCGCCGCGCCGGGCGTCGTAGACGCGGAGGATGTTGTCCTCGTCGTCCCCCACCACGAACTTGTCGCCCCCGAGCGCCACCGCGCCCGAGGCATCACACATTCCCTCGAAGATGACGGAGGCTCGCGAAGCCGCCGCCGTGCTCGCGGAGGCGGCGACGGACTGTTGCTCGGACACACCCCGGGCGGCGCAGCCCGTGGCCAGGAATCCCACACAGATGAAAACCAGCCTCATGGGCTCCCTTCTTGGCACGAAGGGAGCCTCCGGGAAGTGGCGGTAAACGCTCTGTAATATGACCGACAGCCGGAAGCCGAACCTGGCTACTCCAGCTCCCGCTGCAGCCGCGCCAGGAGGTTCAGCGCGTCCAGCGGCGTCATCCGGTCGACGGTGACGGCCTTCAGCGTGTCCAGCGCCTTCTGCTGCGCGGGCGACAGCGCCGGGGACGCCTGGAGCACGGGCGCCGGCTCCGCCACGAACAGCCCGAGCTGCCCCGCCGACGTGCCCTTCTTCCCCGACTGCCGCACCGCCACCCGGGGCCGGCCCGCGTCGTCCAATTCGCCCGACTCCAGGTTCTGCAGGAGCTCGCGCGCCCGGGACACGACTTCCGGCGGCAGGCCGGCCAGCTTCGCCACTTCGATGCCGTACGAGCGGCTCGCCCCGCCCGGCACCAGCTTGCGCAGGAAGATGACCTTGCCGCCCTGCTCCTTCACGGCGATGCACAGGTTCTTCACCCGGGTCCGCTCGCGGGCCAGGTCCACCAGCTCGTGGTAGTGCGTGGCGAACAGCGCCCGCGCCCCCACCGTGTCGTGCAGGTGCTCCGCCACCGCCCAGGCGATGGAAAGCCCGTCGAAGGTGGACGTGCCACGGCCAATCTCGTCCAGGATGATGAGGCTCCTGCGCGTGGCGTGGTGGAGGATGTGGCTCGTCTCCGTCATCTCCACCATGAAGGTGGACTGCCCGCGCGCCAGGTTGTCCGCCGCGCCCACGCGCGTGAAGATTCTGTCGCACAGGCCGATGCGCGCCGCCTTCGCCGGGACGAACGAGCCCGCCTGCGCCATCAGCGCCGTCAGCGCCACCTGCCGCATCACCGTGCTCTTGCCCGCCATGTTGGGGCCGGTGATGACGAGCAGCTGCGCGTCCTCCGGGTCCATCCGCACGTCGTTGGGGACGAAGGACTCGCCCGCCCCCAGCATGCGCTCCACCACCGGGTGCCGGCCGGACGTGATTTGCAGCACCTCCGACGCGTCCACCTCCGGCCGCGTGTAGCCGTACTCCGCCGCGCAGCGCGCGAAGGACAGGAGCGAGTCACACGCCGCCACCGCCTCCGCGGCAGAGCGGATGCGCGGCGCCTCCGCCACGACCTTCGCCCGCAGCTCCTCGAAGAGCTGCAGCTCCAGCACGCACCGCTTCTCCTCCGCGGTGAGCACCTGCTCCTCGTACTCCTTCAGCTCCGGCGTGACGAAGCGCTCCGCCCCCACCGTCGTCTGCTTGCGGATGTAGTCCGAGGGCACGAGGTGCAGGTTCGCCTTCGTCACCTCCAGGTAGTACCCGAAGACCTTGTTGTAGCGGACCTTCAGCGAGGAGATGCCCGTGCGCTCCTTCTCCCGCTGCTCCACTTGCAGCAGCACGTCCTTGCCGGACGTGGACAGCGCCACCAGCCGGTCGAGCTCTGCATGGAAGCCCGGGCGGATCATCCCGCCGTCCTTCAGCGTCACCGGCGGCTCGTCCGCCACCGCGCGCCCGAGGAGCTCCGCCAGTTCCGGCAGTGCGGTCAGCGGCCCGGACAGCGACTGGAGCAATGCGGACTGGCACCGCGCCAGCGCCGCCCCCAGCCGCGGCAGCCCCACCAGCGACACGCCCAGCGCGCGTAGATCCCGCGCATTGCCCGCCCCCAGCGACAGCCGACCGCACAGCCGCTCCAGGTCGCCCACCTCCTTGAGGATGGTGGCCAGCTCCTCGCGCCACACGCTGCGCCCGGAAAGCTCCTCCACGGAGTCCAGCCGCGCGTGGATTTCCGGCAGCGAGCCCAGCGGCGACGCCAGCCAGCGCGCCAGCTTGCGCGCGCCCAGGCTCGTCACCGTCCTGTCCAGCACGCCCAGCAGCGAGCCCTTGCGCCCGCCGTCCCGCAGGGAGCGCAGCACCTCCAGGTTGGCCCGGGAGGACTCGTCCATCAGCAGATTGCCGGCGCGCTCCTGGCGACTCAACCGGTCCACGTGCGCCGCGGGCGTCTTCTGCGTGTCCTTGAGGTAGCGCAGCGCCGCGCCCGCCGCCCCGGTGGCCAGGGGCGCGTCGTCCAGTCCGAAGGCGGACAGCGACTGCACGGAGAAGTGGCTGCGCAGGTAGCCCGCGGCCCGCGTCGGCTCGAAGGCCGCCGCCTCACCCTCCGCCACCGCCGGCGTGCGCGACAGCCGGCCGCACAGCTGGGCGACTTCCGGCGAGTTGCGCTGCCCCTGTGGCACCAGCAGCTCCCGGGGCTCCACGCGCGACAGCGCCTCCGCCAGCTCCGCGGACGTGGCCGCCTCCAGCGCCATGAACTCGCCGGTGGAGGCCTCCAGGAGCGCCGCGCCCCAGCCCCGCTCGCCCCAGCACACGGCCGCGAGGAAGTTGCTGGCCGCGGGCTCCAGCACCTCGTCGTCCAGCACCATGCCGGGCGTAATCACCCGCGTGACGTCCCGCCGGACGATGCCGGGCCCGCTGCCGGCCTCCTCCACCTGGTCGCAGATGGCGACCTTCAGGCCCTCATTGATGAGCCGGGCGATGTAGCGGCGCGCCGAGTGGTACGGCACCCCGCACATGGGAATCTTGTCCGCGCCCTTGGCCCTCGCGGTGAGGGTGATCTGCAAGAGCTCCGAGGCGCGCACCGCGTCCTCGAAGAACATCTCGTAGAAGTCCCCCAGCCGGAAGAAGAGCACCGAGTCCGGGTGGAGGGCCTTCAGCTCCAGGTACTGCCGCATCATCGGTGTCAGGGAGGCGATTTCCCGCGCGCCCGCTCCCTCGCCCGTCCCCTGGCCGACGTCTGGAGTCACGTCCCCGGGGAGGTCCACCGCTGCCTTCACTGCCTTCGCCTGCTGCGTCACGGCCATCCCTGCCCTTCTCTCACGACCCGACCTGCGGATCAACGAACGCGCCACCCTACCTGCCGCGTTCCCTTACCATCCGCCACCGACACCCACCGACACCCTCCGGCCGAAAACGGATGCGCCCGTCCGCCCGGCCGTGCATGGTGCCCGGGCCATGGAGACGCCCCCGACGACGCCCCCGCCGCGCGCCTCGCCGCCGCCCCCCGTGCCGGCCCTCTTCCGTGCCGCCCTGTTCCCCCTCCAGGCGTTCTTCCGGCTGGAGGCCAGCAGCGGCATCCTCCTGGCACTCTCGGCCGTGGCCGCCATGGTGTGGGCCAACTCCCCCTGGGCGGGTGCCTACAACGCCCTGTTCGACGCGCACCTGGAGCTGGGCCTGGACGGTGCGCGGGCGGGCTTCAGCTTCCGCGAGTTCGTCAACGACGGGCTGATGACGCTCTTCTTCTTCGTGGTGGGCATGGAGATCAAGCGCGAGCTGACCTCCGGCGAGCTGCGCACCTTCTCCCGCGCGCTGCTGCCGCTCATCGCCGCGCTGGGCGGCATGGTGGTGCCCGCGCTGCTCTACATCGCCTTCAACCACGGCACTCCGTCCATGGCGGGCTGGGCCATTCCCATGGCCACGGACATCGCCTTCGCCATTGGTTGCCTCACCCTGGTGCAGGCCCGGGTGGGCCACGGGCTGGTGGTGTTCCTCACCGCGCTGGCCATCTTCGACGACATCGGCGGCATCCTCGTCATCGCCCTCTTCTACGGCACCGGGTTGCACGTGGACTGGCTGCTCGTGAGCGCGGGCGTGCTGGCGGCGCTGCTCGTGCTCAACCGCTTCTACGTGCGCAGCGGCATGGTGTACCTGCTGGCGGGGGCGGCGCTCTGGTACGCCATGCACCACGCGGGCATCCACGCCACGCTGTCCGGGGTGGCGCTGGGGCTGTTCATCCCCGCGCTCCCCACCCGCGGTGGCCGGGAGGTGCTGGAGGAGCTGGCCGGCTTCGCGTCCCAGTGCGTGCGCGAGGTGGGCGACGAGCAGGTGCGTGGCGCGCAGATTCTCTACATCGAGGAGCGCTTGCAGGACCTGGAGCCGCCGCTCAACCGCTTCGTGCACCTGTGGCACCCGTACGTGGCCTTCGGCATCGTCCCGCTGTTCGCGCTGGCCAACTCCGGCATCTCCCTGGAGGGCATGGGCTGGGGGGACCTCCTGAAGCCCCTGCCGCTGGGCATCATCGTCGGCCTCTTCGTCGGCAAGCAGCTGGGCATCTTCCTCTTCACCTGGGCGGCGGTGAAGGCGCGGGTGTCCGCCATGCCTGGGGGCGCGGGCCTGGGGCAGTTGCACGGCGTGGCGGTGGTGGCGGGCATCGGCTTCACCGTGGCGCTCTTCGTCGCGGGGCTGGCCTTCCTCCAGGAGCCGGACCTCTTGAGAGAGGCCAAGCTGGGCATCCTGGTGGGCTCGCTCCTGTCCGCGGTGGTGGGCTACGTGCTCCTGCGGTTCGTGGCGAAGCCGGTGGTCCCGGCGTAACGTAGGGACAAAGGGCGGCGTACGTGATTCTCCAGGACCTCAACCGCGTTCGGCAGATCTCCGTCATCGCGGCGCGCCACGGCTTTGGCGAGCTGGCCGAGCGCGCCGGCCTGTGGCGCATGCTGGGCCGCAAGGAGAAGGTGGAGGTCGCCCCGGAGACGCAGCGCGCGTCCACCGCCCGGCGCTTCCGCATGCTGCTCAGTGACTTGGGCCCCACCTTCATCAAGCTGGGCCAGGTGCTCTCCACCCGCGCGGACCTGCTGCCCGCGGAGTTCATCGACGAGCTGTCCCTCCTCCAGGACCACGTGGTCCCCATCCCCCTGGAGCAGGTGCACGCGCAGATTCGCGACTCGCTGGGCAAGGAGGTGGAGGAGCTCTTCGCGCAGATAGACCCGACGCCGCTGGCCGCCGCGTCCATCGCCCAGGTGCACCGGGCCGTCACGCTGGAGGGCGAGGAGGTGGTGGTGAAGGTGCAGCGGCCGGGCATCGCCGCGAGCATCGACTCGGACCTGGGGGTGCTGCGCAGCCTGGCGCGCCTGCTGGAAGCCGTGGTGGAGGAGACGGGCGTCTACACACCCACCGGCATCGTCGACGAGTTCGACCGGGCCATCCACGAGGAGCTGGACTTCCTCAACGAGGCCGACAACGTCCGCGCCTTCCTGGAGACCCACCGCGAGCGGCCGTACCTCAAGATTCCGCGCGTCTATGCCTCGCTGTCCAGCCGCACGGTGCTGACGCTGGAGTTCATCCGCGGGGTGAAGATCAACCAGGCGCAGCTTCCCGAGGAGGACCGGAAGGTCATCGCGAAGCACATCCTGGAGGCGAGCTTCCGCCAGCTCTTCACGGACGGCCTGTTCCACGGAGACCCGCACCCGGGGAACATCCTCCTGCTGGAGGACAACCGGCTGGCGCTGCTGGACTTCGGCGTGGTGGGGCGGCTGACGCGGCCCATGCAGGAGACGCTGGTGATGTTGTGCCTGTCGGTGGCGCTGAAGGACAGCGACTCGGTGGCTCGCATCCTGTACCGGGTGGGCGTGCCGGACGCGCGCGCCAACCTGGTGGGCTTCCGCAACGACATCGACGCGATTCTCGGCCAGCACCTCGCCACCACGCTGGGGCAGGTGGACACGCGCTCGCTGCTGCGGGACTTGCTGGACCTCGCGGTGAAGTACCGCATCCGGATTCCGAAGGAGTACGCGTTGCTCAGCCGCGCGTCCGTCTCCACGGAGGGCATGCTGCGCAGCCTCTACCCGGAGATGAACATCATCGAAATCGCGCTGCCCTACGCGAAGGAATTGCTCGCGGGGCGGTATGACCCGTCGCAGCTTCAGGGCGGGCTGATGCGGACGCTCCTGCGCTTCCAGTCCATGGCGGCGGACCTGCCCACGCAGCTGTCGCAAATCCTCCTGGACATGGAGTCCGGCAAGTTCACCGTCACGGTGCGCGCGGACCAGTTCGAGAAGCTGAACGAGAACATCCGCAGCGCGGCGGTGATTGCCTTCCTGGGCCTGTGCGCGTGCGGCTTCATCGTGGGGGCGTTCATCGCCTTCGCGCCCAAGCCGTGGATGTACGGCAACGTGCCGGTGCTGGGCGTGGTGGGCATCGCCTTCGCGGCGGCGCTGTTCGGCGCCGTCTTCACCTGGTACCTCTTCGGCGGGCGGGGGCTGGGCAAGGTTCGCCTGAGCCGCTGGCTGAAGAAGCCGCAGAAGAAGCGCAGGTAGCGCCCCGCGCGCGGTTACACCGGACGGCGGAACAGGTCCGCGAGGTCCGCCGGGAGCTGCGAGGCCACGGCCGCCACCTCGTCCTCGGGGATGCGATCCCGGATGGCGGTGAACACGACCGTCGTGATGCGGAAGGCCTGGTCCGCCGGGATGTGCAGGTGGTCCGCCACGTCGCCCATGAACTCGACGCGGTCCATGCGCCTGGCGTGCGACGGCCCCCGGTGGATGGTGCACGCGCCGAGCAGCTCGCCGATGCCTCCAGGCAGCGCGCGCATCAGCTTCACGTCCTCGCCGTCGGACAGGCGCCGGGCCAGGGTGCAGAACACGGCCTCGGCCGCCTGGCGCGCCTCCACGTTGTTCACCCGCAGCTCCTGACTGTTCTGGAGCTCGTCCAGGAACGGCTGGAGCTCGAGGGATTCGTCCCGCTCCTTCACCGGCACCTTGGAAACGTCGCGAGGGGGTTCGGTGTGCTGCGCCATGGGGTCGTCTCCTTGCTCGCGGTGGCTGCGTGTGCCCACGCCACCCGACGTCCGTCATGGTGGCCATGCCGCGCGCGGGCATCAGCGGAAGGAAGACGGCTCCTCCCGCCGCGAGCTCCGGGACGGGAGCCCGGACGGACGCCCGCCCCGTCCTGGAGGACCGGTTCGGGGTGTCCTGGTAGATCATCCTGGAGCCCATGGGCTTCGCGCCCGCGCGCATGTATCAGAAGGCGCTGTTCGACGCGGGCATCCCGCTCACGCAGTTCGGCGTGGATGACTGTCAGGCGGAGTACGAGCGGTTGGTGAAGCTCGGCGTGGTTTTCCGCAGCCCGCCTGTGTCCATGGGGCCGGTTGTCATCGCCTCGTTCGAGGACACCTGCGGCAATCTCATTCAGATGGCGCAGTTCCGTGGCTGAGCGGCGCGTCACCTGTGAGGGATTGTCGTCGCGCGTCGCGGCTGGACGGGTTTTCCTGGGATGGATAGGGTTTGGCCTCCCTCGTCATCCCATGGAGTCTCCGCGATGAGCCTCGTCAGAAGAGGTTGTGAGAGTCGCTGGCTGGGCGCTGCTCTGGGCCTGTTGCTTCTGGGCGCCTGTGGTGCGCCGGAGTCTCAGCCCGCCAGCACATCCGAGGTCGCGCGAGACGCGGTCGCGGGCGATGTGGCGGTGGCCTTGTCGGTGCCACACGCCGCGCTGGCGAGCAGCGAGTCGGTGTGGGTGACGGTGACGCTCACCAACGTGTCCAGTTCGCCGCTCCGCGTGTTGAAGCGGCACACCGTCATCGAGGGGCTTCGCGAGGACCTGCTCTCCGTGACGGTGGACGGCGCGAGCGTGCCGTATCAGGGACGGCGCTACCACTGGGCGCCGCCTCGGGAGACGGACTCCCTGCGCTTGGAGCCGGGCGAGCAGGTGTCGCACGTCGTGGACATCGGCGCGGTCTATGACCTGTCCCGCACGGGGCGCTACCGCCTGCGCTACCAGGCTCCTGCGGTGGATCCCGCGGACATCGCGGCCCTTCGCTCGGACGACCTGGAGGTGGACATCGCGGGCCGTCCCTTCGTGCCACCCTGGCGCGAAGCCCCTGGCACCATCTCCTCGCAGGCGCTCACCACCAGCCACTGCGTGGAGCCGACGCATCCGACCGCCACGCTCAATGCGGCGTTCTCCGCAGCGCGCGTCATGGCGGCGGATGGCCTCCAGTACTTCACGGCCTTCATCCCTCCCTCGCGTTACACGAACTGGTTCGGGACCCCCACCAGCTCTCGGGTCGCGACCGTGAAGCGCCACTTCCAGGCCATCTCGGGCGCCTTCGAGACCCAGTCGGTGGTCATCGATTGCAGCTGCACCGATGCGGATTCCTATACCTACGTCTACCCGAGCGACCCGTATCGCATCTTCGTGTGTGGCCTCTTCTGGGCCGCGCCGACGTATGGCACGGACTCCAAGGGCGGGTTGCTCGTCCACGAGATGAGCCACTTCATCGTCGTCGCGGGGACCGATGATTGGGCCACCGGGCAAGCCGCCTGCAAGTCCTTGGCGACGTCCAACCCCACCAAGGCCATCGACAACGCGGACAGCCACGAGTACTTCGCGGAAGACCTCTCGCAGTAGCGCCGCGCGGGACCGGCGCGCTCACGGGTCGAATCGGAACGCGGTCTCCGTGAGGGAGGCGCGCGGCAGGTGCCTGGACCACTGCTTGCGCACAGAGTCGAGGAACCGGTCGATGTTCGGTATGCGCGCGTTCGTATCACACGTCCTCGGCGGGGAAACCCGCGGCGCGCGCCACGCAATGCTCTCCAGAGAGGGGCCGATGGCCACGCCTGCCAGCGTGGGCCAGGGTCTCGCCAGTCCCGGCACGCCGCTGGAGCCGGCTGCTGGGGCCCGCGCCGGCCGGTCTGTGCCAGGACGCCTCCAGCGCAAGCTCGCCGTCGGGCGCACGGACGACCCGCTCGAACTCGAGGCCGACCGCATCGCCGATCAGGTGATGGGCGCGCCGGCCGCCGAAGTTGCGGTCACGCCCGCACCGGTGACCCTCAGCCGCAAATGCGCGGCCTGCGAGGAGGACGAGCGCCTCCACAGGAAGGAAGCAGACGCCGCGGCACCGACGCCCGCGGAGGCCCCTTCCGTCGTCCACCAGGTCCTGCGCTCGCCGGGCCAGTCGCTGGATGCGGCGACCCGGGCCTATTTCGAGCCGCGGTTCGGGCGCGACTTCGCGCAGGTCCGCGTTCATGCCGACGCGGAGGCCGCGGCGTCGGCGCAAGCCGTGCAGGCGCGGGCCTACGCCGTCGGATCGGACATCGTCTTCGGCTCCGGCCAGTACGCGCCCTCGACCGGGCCCGGGCGGCGCCTGCTGGCCCATGAGCTCGCCCATGTCGCGCAGCAGGAGCGCGGCGCCCCGTCATGGCTTCGCCGCGAGCCGCAGCTGCCCCTGGCCGCGCCCGAGCCGCAGTCCCTGCATAGGGATCTGGACCCTGCCGGCTTCGAGACCTCCGACCTCGAGCTCGAGGTCCAGCTCCTTCGACAATGGCTCGGCGCGCACGCCCAGGACCCCCGCGCCGACCATCTCCGGTCCGAGCTGACACGCCTCGAGCGCGCTCTGCAGATCAAGGAAAGGCCGTTCTCGCTCCGCTTCTCGGCGGCCTGGTACAAGGCCGAGAAGGCGATCGGGCGGGAGGTGTTCAAGATCCACGAGCAGTCGATCCTGCGCGGCGCCATGGAGATCAAGGAGCACGCCGTTCCCGCCGACGAGGTCTGGAAGCACGGCCTCGCCGCCGGCCTCTTCCTGGAGGGAGAGCGGCAGCTGGTCGAAGAGTGGACGCGATCCTGGGCAGACCAGAGGGGGTGGAGGCGCTGTACGTCGCGGCCGACATCCACAAGGCCTACGAGAAGTACCTCCCGGAGGTCCGGGCCAGCGGCATGTCCGTCCGGGCGCGATGGGACGAGTGCATGCGGCGTCGGGGCTTCGACGGGAACAACCTCGAGGCCGCCGCGTACGACCCCACCTGCTTCCACTCGGAAGCCGAGTTCGCAGAGGGCGCGATGCCCACGGGCGCCGCCGTCCAGCGCCCGAGGTTCGACGGATCGGCCAGCAGCAGGGGTGCGAGCACCAGCGGGGTGAAGGCGGCGTACATCACCGTCAGCAGAACCGCCGCCAGCCGGGCCTGCACGCTCGTCGCGATCGCCACGCCTGCGGCGATGTGGGCGACCCCGGTCGCATAGCCCCAGAATTCCTGCGACGGCGGCAGCCATCTCGGAACCAATGGGGCGGTGAGGCTCCTGTAGAAGAAGTGCGCGCCCCCGAACAGAGCGGCGAGGTGGTGCTGGAACAGCGCGTGCGCACCCAACGGGAGCGGTTGAGGGAGCTGAGTCCCCTACTTCGAGGGCGGAACCGAGGGGCCCTTCGGCGCCTCTCGGGTCAGCTCGTCACGGACCACCACCCCACCCTTCATGACGAACCGGACGCGCTGGAGCTCGGTGACGTCCGCCAGCGGGTCCCCGGTGACGGCGATGAGGTCTCCATAGCGCCCCGCCTCCAGCGTGCCGACGTGCTCCTGGAGGCTCAGCAACTCCGCCGCCCGCGAGGTGGCCGAGCGCAGCGCCTCCAGCGGCGGCAGGCCTGCCCGGTTGAGGGCCACCAGCTCCGTGGCGTTGCGCCCCTGCTGCCAGGCCGTGGCCGCGTCGAAGCCGCTGGCGAGCTTCACGCCGAGCTGATGCGCGAGCGCCACCGTCTTCCGGGCTGACGCCAGGCGTGTCTCGAAGTGGCTGCGCATGGCCGCGTCCGGGGCGCGCTCCACCAGGGCCTCGAGGATGCCGACCGTGGGCACCAGGAAGGCCCCCTTCTGGCGGATGAGCTCCAGGGCCGCGCGGTCCGCGTTGTGGCCATGTTCGATGGAGTCCGCGCCCGCCGTGAGCGCGTTGCGGATGCCCTCGGGCGTCATCGCGTGGACGGCCACCTTGCGCTTCGCCCTGTGCGCCTCGTCGATGATGACTCGCAGCTCGTCGATGGTGAGCGTGGGCGTGGCCCAGTCCGCATAGATTTTCAATAGGTCCGCGCCCTGGCCCAGCTGCTCGCGCGCGGCGCGACGGGCCTCCTCCACCCCGCTGACGAACTGCGCCCCCGTCGGCAGGTCCTTCACGTCGGGCGACGTGCCGAACGGGTGGTACGCCCCCACCGCCGCGATGCCCTTCGTGGCCACCAGCATGCGCGGCCCCTCCACCAGTCCCTGGCGGATGGCGTCGCGCAGGGCCACGTCGGCGAAGCCACTGCCCTCGTTCTCCACGTCGCGCACGGTGGTGAAGCCGGCGCGCAGCGTGGCCCGCGCATTCGCCGCGCCCTCCAGCGCCCGGGTGGCCTGGGACTTGGTGAGCAGCGCCAGCTCGTAGCCGTTCGGCACCTCCGACTCGCGCGCCATCAGGTGCGTGTGGCAGTCGATGAGCCCGGGCAGCACCGTGGCCGCCCCCAGGTCCACCACCTCGGTGCCCTCTGGGACTT contains these protein-coding regions:
- a CDS encoding DUF3592 domain-containing protein, yielding MQLAIPHAPRKVRLTQVPGAVVRLVRGVVLGLAFIALLGTGGAWAGRFFVEEQGFAARAEEIDGLVVASRLPPPDARDGAEGALEVLYTYQDREHSVSGVRTYAEYAEGLGRGAKVKLLVDPAVPDRPREAGFARARATRVGLLPWGLGLGALVAVGLFAWEVRRLWRAEVEPLRLGALVWLTPDGPLPETRGEVSFPAHYFRQDVKHAVRARVRPGRAPVRNAEKVLAAVVPRQPGWARVIDQDLAKELGWVR
- a CDS encoding DUF3616 domain-containing protein → MRLVFICVGFLATGCAARGVSEQQSVAASASTAAASRASVIFEGMCDASGAVALGGDKFVVGDDEDNILRVYDARRGGAPVRSVDLSPDLELPAKKKPPEADIEAATGLGSLSFWITSHGRNSSGKKQPSRLRFFATEETDGGPKVVGQPYSHLLDDLLADPRMAPFALEHAEGLAPKSPGGLNIEGLTAMADGTSLLIGFRSPVPRGRALIVPLLNPTEVVREGARARLGEPRLLDLGGLGIRSLSWWHGRYLIISGGTASEATSRLFTWRGGDDAPVLASEVDLTGLNPEAFFTPEQADEVLLLSDDGTVQLDGVECKRLKDPARKRFRGVWVRLPPEPT
- the mutS gene encoding DNA mismatch repair protein MutS produces the protein MAVTQQAKAVKAAVDLPGDVTPDVGQGTGEGAGAREIASLTPMMRQYLELKALHPDSVLFFRLGDFYEMFFEDAVRASELLQITLTARAKGADKIPMCGVPYHSARRYIARLINEGLKVAICDQVEEAGSGPGIVRRDVTRVITPGMVLDDEVLEPAASNFLAAVCWGERGWGAALLEASTGEFMALEAATSAELAEALSRVEPRELLVPQGQRNSPEVAQLCGRLSRTPAVAEGEAAAFEPTRAAGYLRSHFSVQSLSAFGLDDAPLATGAAGAALRYLKDTQKTPAAHVDRLSRQERAGNLLMDESSRANLEVLRSLRDGGRKGSLLGVLDRTVTSLGARKLARWLASPLGSLPEIHARLDSVEELSGRSVWREELATILKEVGDLERLCGRLSLGAGNARDLRALGVSLVGLPRLGAALARCQSALLQSLSGPLTALPELAELLGRAVADEPPVTLKDGGMIRPGFHAELDRLVALSTSGKDVLLQVEQREKERTGISSLKVRYNKVFGYYLEVTKANLHLVPSDYIRKQTTVGAERFVTPELKEYEEQVLTAEEKRCVLELQLFEELRAKVVAEAPRIRSAAEAVAACDSLLSFARCAAEYGYTRPEVDASEVLQITSGRHPVVERMLGAGESFVPNDVRMDPEDAQLLVITGPNMAGKSTVMRQVALTALMAQAGSFVPAKAARIGLCDRIFTRVGAADNLARGQSTFMVEMTETSHILHHATRRSLIILDEIGRGTSTFDGLSIAWAVAEHLHDTVGARALFATHYHELVDLARERTRVKNLCIAVKEQGGKVIFLRKLVPGGASRSYGIEVAKLAGLPPEVVSRARELLQNLESGELDDAGRPRVAVRQSGKKGTSAGQLGLFVAEPAPVLQASPALSPAQQKALDTLKAVTVDRMTPLDALNLLARLQRELE
- the nhaA gene encoding Na+/H+ antiporter NhaA, with the protein product METPPTTPPPRASPPPPVPALFRAALFPLQAFFRLEASSGILLALSAVAAMVWANSPWAGAYNALFDAHLELGLDGARAGFSFREFVNDGLMTLFFFVVGMEIKRELTSGELRTFSRALLPLIAALGGMVVPALLYIAFNHGTPSMAGWAIPMATDIAFAIGCLTLVQARVGHGLVVFLTALAIFDDIGGILVIALFYGTGLHVDWLLVSAGVLAALLVLNRFYVRSGMVYLLAGAALWYAMHHAGIHATLSGVALGLFIPALPTRGGREVLEELAGFASQCVREVGDEQVRGAQILYIEERLQDLEPPLNRFVHLWHPYVAFGIVPLFALANSGISLEGMGWGDLLKPLPLGIIVGLFVGKQLGIFLFTWAAVKARVSAMPGGAGLGQLHGVAVVAGIGFTVALFVAGLAFLQEPDLLREAKLGILVGSLLSAVVGYVLLRFVAKPVVPA
- a CDS encoding ABC1 kinase family protein — protein: MILQDLNRVRQISVIAARHGFGELAERAGLWRMLGRKEKVEVAPETQRASTARRFRMLLSDLGPTFIKLGQVLSTRADLLPAEFIDELSLLQDHVVPIPLEQVHAQIRDSLGKEVEELFAQIDPTPLAAASIAQVHRAVTLEGEEVVVKVQRPGIAASIDSDLGVLRSLARLLEAVVEETGVYTPTGIVDEFDRAIHEELDFLNEADNVRAFLETHRERPYLKIPRVYASLSSRTVLTLEFIRGVKINQAQLPEEDRKVIAKHILEASFRQLFTDGLFHGDPHPGNILLLEDNRLALLDFGVVGRLTRPMQETLVMLCLSVALKDSDSVARILYRVGVPDARANLVGFRNDIDAILGQHLATTLGQVDTRSLLRDLLDLAVKYRIRIPKEYALLSRASVSTEGMLRSLYPEMNIIEIALPYAKELLAGRYDPSQLQGGLMRTLLRFQSMAADLPTQLSQILLDMESGKFTVTVRADQFEKLNENIRSAAVIAFLGLCACGFIVGAFIAFAPKPWMYGNVPVLGVVGIAFAAALFGAVFTWYLFGGRGLGKVRLSRWLKKPQKKRR
- a CDS encoding DUF2267 domain-containing protein: MAQHTEPPRDVSKVPVKERDESLELQPFLDELQNSQELRVNNVEARQAAEAVFCTLARRLSDGEDVKLMRALPGGIGELLGACTIHRGPSHARRMDRVEFMGDVADHLHIPADQAFRITTVVFTAIRDRIPEDEVAAVASQLPADLADLFRRPV
- a CDS encoding VOC family protein, whose product is MGFAPARMYQKALFDAGIPLTQFGVDDCQAEYERLVKLGVVFRSPPVSMGPVVIASFEDTCGNLIQMAQFRG